Proteins encoded in a region of the Brevefilum fermentans genome:
- a CDS encoding alpha/beta hydrolase gives MNHFEGTFKGVRDLSIYHQAWIPEHEIKAAILVVHGLGEHSGRYMNVVNHLVPQGYAIYGFDLPGHGKSEGVREFVKEFADYTHTVTAVFNIVKEKQPDKPVFLLGHSMGGLISSYYLLDHSEDFRGAVISAPSVLVPDFVTGFTVFAGKLLSILAPKMGLIELDPNGVSRDPEVVQAYVNDPLVFHGKTTARLSAETLQAMMRVSEEVSRITVPLIILHGLADTLVNPNASQMLYDRASSEDKTIKLYDALYHEVFNEPEHEQVLGEVSAWLEAHL, from the coding sequence ATGAACCATTTTGAAGGCACTTTTAAAGGTGTGCGTGATTTATCTATTTACCATCAGGCTTGGATTCCGGAACACGAGATCAAAGCTGCCATCCTGGTTGTACATGGTTTAGGGGAACATAGCGGGCGATATATGAATGTGGTCAACCACCTGGTGCCACAGGGTTATGCCATCTATGGATTTGACCTTCCCGGCCACGGTAAATCGGAAGGTGTGCGAGAGTTTGTCAAGGAATTCGCAGATTACACTCACACGGTAACTGCAGTTTTCAACATCGTTAAGGAAAAACAGCCTGATAAACCGGTGTTTCTGCTGGGTCACAGCATGGGCGGGCTGATCTCAAGCTATTACCTGCTGGACCATTCGGAGGATTTTCGGGGTGCGGTGATTTCTGCACCAAGCGTTCTGGTGCCCGATTTTGTAACCGGGTTCACAGTGTTCGCTGGAAAGCTTTTATCCATCCTCGCGCCGAAAATGGGTTTGATTGAGCTGGATCCAAACGGCGTCTCACGGGATCCTGAAGTTGTGCAGGCATATGTCAATGACCCGCTGGTTTTTCATGGCAAAACGACTGCAAGACTGAGCGCTGAGACGCTGCAGGCGATGATGAGAGTCAGTGAAGAGGTGAGTCGGATCACAGTGCCCTTGATCATCCTTCATGGGCTGGCTGACACCCTGGTAAACCCAAATGCCTCACAAATGCTCTATGACCGGGCGAGTTCTGAGGATAAAACCATCAAGCTCTACGATGCGTTGTATCACGAAGTATTCAACGAACCCGAACATGAACAGGTGTTGGGTGAGGTGTCTGCCTGGTTGGAAGCACATTTGTAA
- a CDS encoding alpha-ketoacid dehydrogenase subunit beta encodes MARMSMREAISAALWEEMERDERVFIMGEEVGVWGGTYAVTKGFYDRFGEKRVRDTPIAEAAIVGGAIGAAMTGARPIAELMTINFAFVAMDHIVNEAAKLHYMFAGQIKLPLVIRTVSGAGRQLGATHSQTPDAIFAHFPGLKVVSPGTPADAKGLLKSAIRSEDPVLFIENATLYQVKGEVPEDKDYLEPLGKSKVQREGDDVTIVTYSKMVPATLEAAERLSAEGIEAEVVDLRSLRPLDMDPVIASFKRTNRAVIVEEGWRSYGVGSEVSARIYELAFDYVDAPVKRVAQAEVPLPYNARLEQLALPQIEDIYQAAKEVLYG; translated from the coding sequence ATGGCACGAATGAGTATGCGAGAAGCAATATCCGCTGCATTATGGGAAGAAATGGAACGCGATGAACGCGTGTTCATCATGGGCGAAGAGGTTGGCGTATGGGGCGGCACTTACGCGGTGACGAAAGGGTTTTACGATCGCTTTGGTGAGAAGCGCGTGCGCGATACGCCGATTGCTGAAGCAGCAATTGTTGGCGGCGCAATTGGTGCTGCCATGACCGGAGCGCGCCCGATTGCCGAGCTGATGACGATCAACTTTGCTTTTGTGGCAATGGACCACATCGTCAACGAGGCCGCAAAACTACATTACATGTTTGCCGGTCAGATCAAATTACCGCTGGTGATTCGCACGGTCAGCGGCGCCGGGCGCCAGTTAGGGGCAACTCACTCACAGACACCGGATGCTATCTTTGCACATTTTCCTGGTTTAAAGGTTGTTTCCCCCGGAACGCCCGCGGATGCCAAGGGCTTGTTGAAAAGCGCCATCCGCAGTGAAGACCCGGTATTGTTCATTGAAAATGCAACCCTCTACCAGGTAAAAGGCGAAGTTCCAGAGGATAAGGATTATCTTGAACCGTTGGGCAAATCCAAAGTCCAGCGCGAAGGCGACGATGTGACCATCGTGACATACTCGAAAATGGTGCCTGCCACATTGGAGGCTGCAGAACGGCTTTCGGCAGAGGGCATCGAAGCCGAAGTGGTTGATCTGCGTTCATTGCGCCCGCTGGATATGGATCCGGTGATCGCGTCGTTCAAGCGCACCAACCGGGCCGTGATCGTTGAGGAAGGTTGGCGCTCGTACGGGGTGGGCTCTGAAGTTTCCGCCAGGATCTACGAACTGGCATTTGACTATGTCGACGCCCCGGTTAAACGAGTCGCCCAGGCAGAGGTGCCGCTGCCCTATAACGCTCGTTTAGAGCAATTAGCTCTGCCACAAATTGAAGATATTTATCAGGCTGCGAAGGAGGTGCTTTATGGCTGA
- a CDS encoding lytic transglycosylase domain-containing protein — MNNVFKIILGALLLIILAACSSPMAQSPAKNTLPPFPTVVEPQTPQPSPTATRLPPPELLVGEGDYALLAGDFQSAIRIFQEALNNSEDDEVTALAHFGLGRAYFNQGEISIALTHFRQAAQTGETTTAARAQFMLGQIYTRLERYQEALDAYQSYLDVRPGLIDAHVHELRGDLFTTLGNYSAAIECYQQAFLSDPSGGTDTQAIKIARAYQANGETEIALSLYKDLYSGDSNDYTKAQMALLIGRIFLSQNNDDQAYAIFQESIHNFPFAYDAYSALVTLVEADITVNEFDRGLVNHNMGNHLLAVEAFDRYLAEAPEFLADAALYYKGLSMRALGEGENQQAAIALWQELIESHPTSSYYVDAWQSIEYTLWAYLGDHQAAAQVSLDFVAQRPEAAEAPDFLFRAGRSYERADMLSEAAETWARVAAEYPESDLTFQATYFAGISLVRLGLWEEAQALFSRAMVLTGEPSELAAAHLWIGKCQQAQGNISAALDSWKIAQTTNPFGHYSIRAEDLLIGREPFSTPTRYELDPDLTPFLPEAESWLRETFGIAPEINLESPGMLAYDPRFQRGLEYWSLGDYAAGKVEFDAIRLEYTEDPAQTFRLIPALVEIGLYRSALVASTQLLRLAGLQRGDALQAPEYFSRVRFGAYFLEWVQSAAQSEGLSPLLLLSVIRQESAFEGFILSGAGARGLMQIMPATGAQLAANLSWPEDYTVDDLDRPNISIFFGANYLRQQYQLFDEDPFAMLAAYNGGPGNTIIWKNLTPFDDPDLFLEIVRIEETRNYIRLINEIHYIYGWLYGEPEER, encoded by the coding sequence ATGAACAATGTTTTCAAAATCATCCTGGGCGCCCTGTTATTGATTATCCTCGCTGCCTGCAGCAGCCCGATGGCACAATCTCCAGCGAAAAACACGCTTCCGCCCTTCCCCACAGTTGTTGAACCGCAAACGCCACAACCCTCGCCAACAGCAACCCGTCTGCCTCCTCCTGAACTGCTGGTCGGCGAAGGCGATTATGCTCTCCTGGCAGGCGATTTTCAATCTGCGATCAGAATCTTTCAGGAAGCGCTCAACAACAGCGAAGATGATGAGGTCACTGCTCTGGCGCACTTCGGGCTTGGTCGGGCGTATTTTAACCAGGGCGAAATCAGCATCGCGTTAACCCACTTCCGCCAGGCAGCTCAGACCGGCGAGACCACCACTGCCGCCCGCGCACAATTTATGCTCGGTCAAATCTACACCCGTTTAGAACGCTACCAGGAAGCACTTGATGCCTATCAATCGTATCTCGATGTGCGCCCCGGTTTGATCGATGCCCATGTACACGAGCTGCGCGGCGATTTATTCACAACGCTTGGCAATTATTCCGCTGCCATCGAGTGCTATCAGCAGGCATTCCTCTCCGATCCCAGCGGTGGAACAGACACACAGGCAATCAAAATCGCGCGTGCATACCAAGCTAACGGCGAGACTGAGATTGCATTATCGCTTTACAAGGATCTCTATTCTGGCGACAGTAATGACTATACGAAAGCACAGATGGCGCTGTTGATCGGGCGCATTTTCCTTTCTCAAAACAACGACGACCAGGCTTACGCCATTTTCCAGGAATCAATCCACAATTTCCCCTTTGCCTACGATGCCTATTCCGCCCTTGTGACCCTGGTAGAAGCTGACATCACGGTCAACGAATTTGACCGCGGCCTGGTCAACCATAACATGGGCAATCACCTTCTGGCGGTTGAGGCTTTCGACCGCTACCTGGCTGAAGCACCCGAGTTCCTGGCTGATGCTGCCCTCTACTATAAAGGCTTATCCATGCGAGCGCTGGGGGAGGGAGAAAACCAGCAAGCTGCTATTGCCTTGTGGCAGGAGTTGATCGAGAGTCATCCGACCAGCAGCTACTATGTAGATGCCTGGCAGTCCATCGAGTACACCTTATGGGCTTACCTGGGCGATCACCAGGCGGCAGCACAGGTTTCCCTGGATTTTGTTGCCCAGAGACCTGAAGCCGCTGAAGCGCCCGACTTCCTTTTTCGCGCCGGTCGCTCCTACGAACGTGCAGACATGCTGTCTGAAGCAGCCGAAACCTGGGCAAGGGTTGCTGCCGAATATCCGGAGTCGGATCTGACCTTTCAAGCCACCTACTTTGCCGGGATCTCCCTTGTCCGCCTGGGTTTGTGGGAAGAAGCGCAAGCCCTCTTTTCGCGTGCCATGGTGCTGACCGGTGAACCCTCTGAGTTGGCTGCAGCCCACCTGTGGATCGGAAAATGCCAGCAAGCCCAGGGCAATATCAGCGCTGCGCTGGACAGTTGGAAGATCGCCCAAACCACCAATCCCTTTGGTCATTACAGCATCCGCGCAGAAGACCTGCTCATCGGTCGTGAGCCTTTCTCCACGCCCACCCGTTATGAACTTGATCCCGATCTGACGCCCTTCTTGCCTGAAGCAGAATCCTGGCTGCGTGAGACCTTTGGCATTGCGCCTGAAATTAACCTGGAAAGCCCCGGCATGCTGGCTTATGATCCCCGTTTCCAGCGCGGCCTGGAATACTGGTCCTTGGGAGATTACGCTGCAGGAAAAGTTGAGTTTGACGCCATACGCCTGGAATACACTGAAGATCCCGCTCAAACCTTCCGCTTGATCCCCGCATTGGTGGAGATCGGCCTGTACCGCTCTGCCCTGGTAGCCAGCACTCAGCTCCTGCGGCTGGCTGGCTTGCAACGTGGAGACGCCCTGCAAGCACCGGAATATTTCTCACGGGTGCGCTTTGGAGCGTACTTCCTCGAGTGGGTCCAATCCGCGGCTCAATCAGAAGGTCTTTCACCACTCTTGCTGCTCTCGGTTATACGCCAGGAAAGCGCCTTTGAAGGTTTTATCCTCTCTGGAGCGGGCGCTCGCGGTTTGATGCAGATCATGCCAGCTACCGGCGCCCAATTGGCTGCGAACCTATCCTGGCCTGAGGACTACACCGTCGATGACCTCGATCGTCCAAATATCAGTATCTTCTTTGGCGCCAACTACCTCAGGCAACAGTACCAGCTCTTTGATGAAGACCCCTTTGCCATGCTGGCAGCCTACAACGGAGGCCCGGGGAATACCATCATTTGGAAAAACCTGACCCCCTTTGATGACCCTGACCTCTTCCTCGAGATTGTGCGCATCGAAGAGACCCGTAATTACATCCGTCTGATCAATGAGATTCACTACATCTACGGGTGGCTGTACGGTGAACCAGAGGAACGCTAA
- a CDS encoding NAD-dependent epimerase/dehydratase family protein, giving the protein MKVLILGGKRFLGRALVEALLEAGDTPVLFNRGLTNPELYPKVTNLIGDRDGNLEALKRRKWDAVIDTSGYVPRIVKQSAKMLSGKCETYVFLSTISVYQDFRTLDIAETYPLAQLDDPTSEDYAGDDFGPLKALCEYEVQQNFDGRVLVFRPGLIVGPYDPSDRFTYWPWRVSLGGQVLVPSPPSTNLQFIDVRDLAEFIINRIKAKSEGVYNVTGPRKPATFGSLLVACREAALSNASFVWVDESFLLENEVYPWSDIPLWVPSIDPEYAGFYNININKALKAGLNFKPLSQTVSDTLEWHRSRPGPPKLKVGMNIARETELLLKYQKY; this is encoded by the coding sequence ATGAAAGTTCTCATCTTAGGCGGCAAAAGGTTTTTGGGCAGAGCTCTTGTAGAAGCACTGCTTGAGGCAGGTGACACCCCTGTCCTTTTTAATCGCGGCCTTACCAACCCGGAGTTATATCCCAAGGTTACCAATCTGATCGGCGACCGTGACGGCAATCTTGAAGCCCTTAAACGCCGTAAATGGGACGCAGTCATCGATACCAGCGGCTATGTGCCGCGCATTGTTAAACAATCTGCAAAGATGCTCTCCGGAAAATGTGAAACCTATGTGTTCCTTTCTACAATCTCTGTGTACCAGGATTTCAGGACGCTCGATATCGCAGAAACCTACCCGTTGGCGCAACTTGATGATCCAACCTCCGAAGATTATGCCGGGGATGACTTTGGTCCCCTGAAAGCATTATGTGAGTACGAGGTTCAGCAAAACTTTGATGGCCGCGTGCTGGTTTTTCGACCCGGGTTAATCGTCGGTCCCTACGATCCATCAGACCGATTCACCTATTGGCCCTGGCGAGTGTCCCTTGGTGGACAGGTTCTGGTACCCTCACCGCCGAGCACCAATCTGCAATTTATTGATGTACGCGATCTGGCTGAATTCATTATCAACCGGATCAAGGCTAAAAGTGAGGGTGTTTATAATGTCACAGGTCCTCGAAAACCTGCCACTTTTGGCTCGCTCCTGGTTGCTTGCCGGGAGGCAGCGCTTTCAAACGCCAGTTTTGTTTGGGTTGATGAATCTTTCCTGCTCGAAAACGAGGTTTATCCCTGGTCCGACATTCCCCTGTGGGTGCCCAGTATCGACCCTGAGTATGCCGGCTTTTATAATATCAACATCAATAAAGCCCTTAAAGCCGGGCTAAACTTTAAGCCCCTCTCACAAACCGTCAGCGACACCCTCGAATGGCACCGCTCTCGTCCCGGTCCACCAAAGTTGAAGGTCGGGATGAATATCGCCCGGGAAACAGAGCTTTTACTCAAATATCAAAAATATTAA
- the pdhA gene encoding pyruvate dehydrogenase (acetyl-transferring) E1 component subunit alpha, with protein MEKKDYFDLYREMVVIRRIEEHSAELYQKGKIGGFLHLYIGQEAVCSGICSVKEPQDRIITSYRDHGWAISAGIELNAVMAELLGKVDGCSQGKGGSMHMADVEKNFWGGHAIVGAHIPIAAGMALGDVYLGKDDAVTICVFGDGASNIGFFHEGLNLSKVWNLPVLWVCENNQYGMGTAVDRASAVSEIRLKAESYGMRNERIDGMDVMTVRKEAAKILESIRKGDGPYLLEIMTYRYRGHSMGDPERYREKDEVRKWEEEDPIGIFRKYLIEKGFATEEALNDQDQEAEKIVQEAVDFAEASPEPGDDTLFEHIYAEPTPIEYRGYALEKKSEGK; from the coding sequence ATGGAAAAAAAGGATTATTTTGATCTGTATCGAGAGATGGTCGTGATCCGCCGTATCGAGGAACACTCGGCTGAATTGTATCAGAAGGGCAAGATCGGCGGTTTTTTGCATCTCTATATTGGACAGGAAGCGGTTTGCTCCGGGATTTGTTCCGTCAAGGAACCGCAGGACCGCATCATTACCTCTTACCGCGATCATGGGTGGGCGATTAGCGCCGGGATTGAACTCAACGCGGTCATGGCGGAACTCTTAGGTAAGGTGGATGGTTGCTCACAGGGGAAGGGCGGCTCGATGCACATGGCTGATGTGGAAAAGAACTTTTGGGGCGGGCATGCGATTGTCGGCGCTCACATCCCGATCGCTGCAGGGATGGCTCTGGGGGATGTTTACTTGGGCAAGGATGATGCGGTCACGATCTGTGTGTTTGGGGATGGCGCTAGCAATATTGGCTTTTTCCACGAAGGATTAAACCTGAGCAAGGTGTGGAACCTGCCCGTGCTGTGGGTTTGTGAGAACAACCAATATGGCATGGGGACCGCCGTTGATCGTGCTTCGGCAGTTTCGGAAATCCGTCTGAAAGCAGAGAGTTATGGCATGCGCAATGAACGCATCGATGGCATGGACGTGATGACGGTAAGGAAGGAAGCCGCAAAAATATTAGAGTCCATCCGCAAAGGAGACGGGCCGTATTTACTGGAAATCATGACCTACCGTTATCGTGGGCACTCCATGGGCGATCCCGAACGCTACCGTGAAAAAGATGAGGTCAGGAAATGGGAAGAGGAAGATCCTATTGGCATCTTCCGCAAGTACCTGATAGAAAAAGGCTTCGCCACAGAAGAAGCGCTTAATGACCAGGATCAAGAGGCTGAAAAGATTGTTCAGGAAGCCGTTGACTTTGCAGAAGCAAGTCCTGAACCCGGCGATGATACTTTGTTTGAACATATTTATGCGGAACCAACGCCAATAGAATATCGAGGTTATGCTTTGGAAAAGAAAAGCGAGGGCAAATAA
- a CDS encoding dihydrolipoamide acetyltransferase family protein: protein MAELITMPKLGFDMAEGTLVRWLKAEGDPLKKGEVIAEIETDKATVEVESGYAGVMLRHLADEGADLPVNAPIAIVADEGEALSDDEIDALLAGADVKAPGKPVSKDEKAVQAAKKVEETPGDDHGEEKGETLAGGKRSSPLARRIAAEHEIALTELEGSGPRGRIVKQDIEDYLAKLRAEGKEQEAETVGKALQPLASFTAGAIPDDEVIAISRLRQAISRRMQDSFMNIPHFYLTREYKTGTLMRLRQELNQFLPGEEKLSVNDFIVKAVALALRQFPNLNASIEDDAHIRRHGHVNVGVAVAVEGGLMTVVCKDADQKPLRLIAREVREMASRARERKVKPEDIEGSTFSISNLGMFSIDEFSAIINPPEAAILAVGAVQDVPAVEDGELVIASRMKATISADHRVTDGAEAAEFMAVLAEYLEAPLKLLV from the coding sequence ATGGCTGAACTGATTACGATGCCCAAATTGGGTTTTGACATGGCAGAGGGAACGCTGGTGCGCTGGTTAAAAGCCGAGGGTGACCCGCTGAAAAAGGGTGAGGTGATTGCGGAGATTGAAACGGACAAAGCAACGGTTGAGGTTGAATCTGGATACGCGGGAGTGATGTTGCGCCACCTGGCTGATGAAGGGGCTGATTTGCCCGTCAACGCGCCGATTGCAATTGTTGCAGATGAAGGCGAAGCTCTTTCTGATGATGAGATCGACGCCTTGCTGGCTGGGGCCGATGTGAAGGCGCCTGGAAAGCCTGTTTCAAAGGATGAAAAAGCGGTTCAGGCAGCCAAAAAGGTTGAAGAAACCCCTGGGGATGATCATGGCGAAGAAAAGGGTGAAACCCTGGCGGGTGGCAAGCGTTCTTCGCCGCTGGCGCGTCGGATCGCAGCAGAACACGAAATCGCACTGACCGAGCTGGAAGGCAGCGGTCCACGAGGCAGAATTGTTAAACAGGATATTGAGGATTACCTGGCAAAATTGCGGGCTGAAGGCAAGGAACAGGAAGCAGAAACGGTTGGCAAAGCCCTGCAGCCCCTGGCGTCTTTTACTGCTGGTGCAATACCAGACGATGAGGTGATCGCTATAAGCCGTTTACGCCAGGCGATCAGCCGACGGATGCAGGACTCATTTATGAATATCCCGCATTTTTATCTGACCCGCGAGTACAAGACCGGCACATTGATGAGGTTACGCCAGGAGCTCAACCAGTTTCTGCCGGGTGAAGAAAAACTTTCCGTAAACGATTTCATCGTCAAAGCTGTGGCGCTGGCGCTTCGGCAGTTCCCCAATCTGAACGCGTCAATTGAGGATGATGCCCATATCCGGCGGCACGGACACGTCAACGTTGGTGTGGCTGTGGCGGTGGAAGGTGGATTAATGACGGTGGTGTGCAAGGACGCCGATCAGAAACCACTGCGGTTGATTGCACGTGAAGTGCGCGAAATGGCCAGTCGGGCGCGAGAGCGAAAGGTGAAACCTGAGGACATCGAAGGCTCGACCTTCTCGATCAGCAATTTGGGTATGTTTAGCATCGATGAATTTTCTGCCATCATCAACCCACCCGAGGCTGCGATCCTGGCGGTGGGCGCTGTCCAGGATGTCCCAGCGGTTGAAGATGGTGAACTGGTGATTGCCTCACGAATGAAGGCGACAATTTCAGCCGATCACCGCGTAACCGACGGCGCAGAAGCAGCAGAGTTCATGGCAGTGCTGGCGGAGTACCTGGAAGCGCCATTGAAACTCTTGGTGTAA
- the ppdK gene encoding pyruvate, phosphate dikinase — protein MSDKKWVYLFDQVDEAEERAGDWESVRGLLGGKGANLGEMTRIGVPVPPGFTVTTEACIVYQDDQIFPEGMWDQVMASMRAVEEKAGKKFGDPTNPLLVSCRSGAKMSMPGMMDTVLNIGLNDETAKGMIELTQNARFVFDSYRRLVQMFGSVVLGIPDEAFEDELDSYKAAKSVQSDTDLDAEDWKYLTEKFKAVVKKEMGFDFPQEPEKQLELAIKAVFNSWNGKRAVDYRRRAGIPDDLGTAVNIQTMVFGNMGWDSGTGVAFTRDPGSGEKKLYGDFLLNAQGEDVVAGIRNTEPISQLADEMPDVYRQFEEITLNLENHYHDMQDVEFTIEKGKLWMLQTRSGKRTAKAAIKVAVDMVNEGLIDRKEAVLRVDPEHVDQMLHPQFDPEIVEEARNDNRLLASGVNASPGAAVGQVYFDADTAEKMAHEEGQDVIMVRPFTKPDDVHGMLAAKGILTSEGGATSHAAVVARQFGVPCVVGASMMSINLEKRELRSNGKVIKEGDWISLDGSSGEAYIGKLDLTTPDLEEQKELMTLLDWADENSRLEVWVNADYPADAIRARSFGAKGIGLCRTEHMFFEEERLPHVEKMIINAEEAQKLIDIAERLEASLETGRFEGRPLTDETRKMVEAELAEAKAALEGSKAVKAYYEALDVLLPLQRGDFYGLFEAMDGLPVIIRLIDPPLHEFLPSQEDLLVDVTTMRLKGEKDGLEEKEILLDAVNRLHESNPMMGLRGIRLGIVYPDIMRMQVRAIFEAASEAAQKGFVVYPEIMIPLTGHINELKSVQPELEAIAKSVMAEKNVNFNYKFGTMIEIPRAALTAGEIAEVAEFFSFGTNDLTQMGFGYSRDDAERNFLFTYVDKGILPVNPFQVLDRKGIGRLMELAVKEGREVRPDLEVGICGEHGGDPSSIEFCHLVGNNYVSCSPFRVPVARLAAAHANIKNS, from the coding sequence ATGTCAGATAAGAAATGGGTCTATTTATTTGACCAGGTTGATGAGGCAGAAGAACGAGCTGGAGACTGGGAAAGCGTGCGCGGCCTTCTCGGAGGTAAAGGTGCTAATCTTGGCGAGATGACACGCATTGGCGTTCCCGTGCCGCCCGGATTTACTGTTACCACTGAAGCTTGTATTGTATACCAGGATGATCAGATCTTTCCGGAAGGGATGTGGGATCAGGTAATGGCATCAATGCGGGCAGTTGAAGAAAAAGCGGGCAAAAAGTTTGGTGATCCGACCAATCCCCTGCTGGTTTCGTGTCGCTCAGGTGCGAAGATGTCTATGCCAGGCATGATGGACACGGTGCTGAATATCGGTCTGAACGATGAGACCGCAAAGGGTATGATCGAACTCACGCAGAACGCTCGCTTTGTATTTGATTCCTACCGGCGTTTGGTGCAAATGTTTGGCTCCGTGGTTTTGGGTATCCCGGATGAAGCTTTTGAAGATGAACTGGATAGCTACAAAGCTGCAAAGAGCGTTCAATCTGATACCGACCTCGATGCCGAGGACTGGAAATATCTGACGGAAAAATTCAAGGCTGTTGTTAAAAAGGAAATGGGCTTTGATTTCCCTCAGGAACCCGAAAAGCAACTGGAATTAGCTATCAAAGCCGTGTTTAACTCCTGGAATGGTAAGCGTGCCGTCGACTATCGGCGCCGTGCGGGCATCCCGGATGATTTAGGCACAGCCGTAAACATCCAAACAATGGTGTTTGGCAACATGGGCTGGGATTCAGGCACAGGTGTGGCTTTTACGCGCGATCCGGGTTCAGGTGAAAAGAAATTATATGGTGATTTCCTTTTGAATGCCCAGGGTGAGGATGTTGTGGCTGGTATTCGCAACACCGAACCGATCAGCCAACTGGCTGATGAAATGCCCGATGTCTACCGTCAATTTGAGGAGATTACCCTCAACCTTGAGAATCATTATCATGATATGCAAGATGTTGAGTTCACCATCGAAAAAGGCAAGCTGTGGATGCTGCAGACTCGATCTGGCAAGCGTACTGCGAAAGCAGCCATCAAGGTCGCTGTGGACATGGTCAATGAAGGTTTGATTGATCGCAAAGAAGCCGTTTTGCGGGTTGACCCGGAGCATGTTGACCAGATGCTCCATCCCCAATTTGACCCGGAAATCGTTGAAGAAGCCCGCAATGATAATCGTCTACTTGCCAGTGGTGTTAATGCTTCTCCTGGTGCCGCCGTCGGACAGGTTTATTTTGATGCTGATACGGCTGAAAAAATGGCACATGAAGAAGGCCAGGATGTGATCATGGTACGCCCCTTCACCAAACCAGATGATGTGCATGGTATGCTGGCTGCCAAAGGTATTTTGACCAGCGAGGGCGGAGCCACTTCCCACGCGGCTGTGGTTGCCCGCCAGTTTGGCGTTCCCTGCGTGGTGGGCGCATCGATGATGTCCATTAACCTCGAAAAACGTGAATTGCGCTCAAATGGCAAAGTTATCAAAGAGGGCGATTGGATTTCTTTGGATGGTAGCTCAGGTGAGGCTTATATCGGTAAGTTGGACCTGACCACGCCAGATCTTGAGGAACAAAAGGAATTAATGACCCTGCTGGACTGGGCTGACGAAAATTCCCGTTTGGAAGTGTGGGTCAACGCTGATTACCCGGCAGATGCAATCCGCGCTCGCTCGTTCGGTGCCAAGGGCATCGGTTTATGTCGGACAGAGCACATGTTCTTTGAAGAAGAACGTCTGCCGCACGTCGAGAAGATGATTATCAATGCCGAAGAAGCACAGAAATTGATCGATATAGCTGAACGTTTGGAGGCTTCCCTGGAAACTGGTCGTTTTGAAGGACGTCCGCTAACGGATGAAACGCGCAAAATGGTCGAAGCTGAATTGGCGGAAGCCAAAGCCGCCCTGGAGGGTTCAAAAGCTGTCAAGGCGTATTATGAGGCGCTGGATGTTTTGTTACCCTTGCAACGCGGTGATTTTTACGGCTTGTTCGAAGCGATGGACGGACTGCCCGTGATTATTCGCTTGATTGACCCGCCGCTGCACGAGTTCTTGCCTTCCCAGGAGGATTTGCTGGTCGATGTTACCACCATGCGGTTAAAAGGCGAAAAAGATGGTTTGGAAGAAAAAGAAATTTTACTGGATGCCGTCAACAGATTGCATGAAAGTAACCCGATGATGGGTTTGCGCGGCATCCGTTTGGGCATTGTCTATCCGGATATCATGCGCATGCAGGTTCGGGCAATATTTGAAGCTGCCAGTGAAGCTGCCCAAAAAGGTTTCGTGGTTTATCCCGAGATCATGATCCCGCTGACCGGTCATATCAATGAACTTAAATCGGTACAACCAGAATTGGAAGCGATTGCCAAGAGCGTTATGGCAGAGAAAAATGTGAATTTCAATTATAAGTTCGGCACGATGATTGAGATCCCCCGGGCTGCACTGACTGCAGGTGAGATTGCAGAAGTTGCTGAATTCTTCTCCTTTGGCACGAATGACCTGACGCAAATGGGTTTTGGCTACAGCCGCGATGACGCGGAGCGGAACTTCCTGTTCACCTACGTTGATAAGGGCATTCTGCCTGTAAATCCCTTCCAGGTTCTGGATCGAAAAGGCATCGGTCGCCTGATGGAATTGGCGGTCAAAGAAGGCCGTGAGGTTCGCCCTGACCTTGAAGTAGGTATCTGCGGTGAGCATGGCGGTGATCCGAGCTCGATCGAGTTCTGTCATCTGGTCGGCAATAATTATGTAAGCTGCTCTCCCTTCCGTGTGCCGGTAGCCCGCCTGGCAGCGGCTCATGCGAATATCAAGAATAGTTAA